One Vibrio sp. 16 genomic window carries:
- a CDS encoding thiol:disulfide interchange protein DsbA/DsbL: MKTLFALFSTLLLALNVHAAQFEEGTHYTVLSGEKASKPKVTEYFSFYCPHCYKFEPVIDNLKASLPDGTTFEKVHVAFMGGNMAVPMAKSYATMVALNAEKTMVPAMFKQIHDLRSAPKDEAQLRQVFIDNGIDGAKFDSAYNSFVVSSMQRSFDKQFKQSTLTGVPGVVVNDKYIVKADQIRSFEEYNQLVNYLLTL; encoded by the coding sequence ATGAAGACGTTATTTGCACTATTTTCTACGCTATTGCTCGCGCTAAATGTACACGCGGCACAATTTGAAGAAGGGACACACTACACGGTTTTATCCGGAGAGAAGGCTTCCAAGCCGAAAGTCACTGAGTATTTTTCGTTCTACTGCCCCCACTGTTACAAGTTTGAACCTGTGATTGACAACCTAAAAGCCTCACTGCCAGATGGTACCACATTTGAAAAAGTGCACGTCGCTTTTATGGGAGGCAACATGGCAGTTCCAATGGCAAAGTCATACGCGACCATGGTGGCATTGAATGCAGAGAAGACGATGGTGCCAGCGATGTTTAAGCAAATTCATGACCTGCGCAGCGCACCAAAAGATGAAGCGCAGTTGCGCCAAGTCTTTATCGACAACGGTATCGATGGCGCAAAGTTTGACTCTGCGTACAACAGCTTTGTCGTAAGCTCTATGCAGCGAAGCTTCGATAAGCAATTTAAGCAGAGCACCTTAACCGGCGTTCCTGGCGTTGTGGTAAACGACAAATACATCGTCAAAGCGGACCAAATCCGTTCTTTTGAAGAGTACAACCAACTGGTTAACTACTTACTGACCCTGTAG
- a CDS encoding DNA-3-methyladenine glycosylase I — protein MALEKFADIYQRAAKRKGGVKQLESILATPLSKEAIASIPNDRWLSAFSMKVFQSGISWKVVRNKWPQFEEVFFGFKIEPLLMMSDEQWDDKAADTRIIRHHTKVKSIRANAQMIYEASLKHGSFGQMVANWPDDDITGLWSYLKKQGQRLGGNTGPYSLRQLGVDTFILSKDVEAYLRSNKVIEGGRDTKRSLDSVNQAFAHWQKESGRSLTHISQVIAFSGGDNRVQSPIE, from the coding sequence TTGGCTTTAGAGAAATTTGCCGACATCTATCAACGCGCCGCCAAGCGAAAAGGCGGCGTCAAACAGCTTGAATCCATACTTGCGACGCCATTAAGCAAGGAAGCAATTGCGTCAATCCCTAATGACCGCTGGCTGTCTGCGTTTAGTATGAAGGTCTTTCAAAGTGGCATATCGTGGAAAGTGGTACGTAACAAATGGCCTCAGTTTGAAGAGGTGTTTTTTGGTTTCAAAATAGAACCCTTGCTGATGATGTCAGACGAACAGTGGGACGACAAAGCAGCCGATACCCGAATTATCCGCCACCATACCAAAGTCAAATCGATACGCGCCAACGCGCAAATGATCTATGAAGCTTCACTGAAGCATGGCAGCTTTGGTCAGATGGTCGCCAACTGGCCAGATGATGACATCACGGGTCTATGGTCCTACTTGAAAAAACAGGGACAACGACTAGGCGGAAACACAGGGCCTTACAGTCTTAGGCAACTGGGCGTGGACACATTTATCTTGTCTAAGGATGTTGAGGCATACCTACGCAGTAACAAAGTGATTGAAGGCGGCAGAGACACCAAACGCTCACTGGATTCTGTTAATCAAGCCTTTGCTCACTGGCAGAAAGAGAGTGGCCGCAGTCTGACTCATATTAGCCAAGTGATCGCCTTTAGCGGTGGAGACAATCGCGTCCAGAGTCCGATTGAATAG